A single window of Macadamia integrifolia cultivar HAES 741 unplaced genomic scaffold, SCU_Mint_v3 scaffold205, whole genome shotgun sequence DNA harbors:
- the LOC122065529 gene encoding secreted RxLR effector protein 161-like, with product MMNCKSGVSPIIKGENFSLNQCPKNDLESAQMKDIPYSSAVGNLMYAMTCTRPDISFAIGMLGRYVSNPGIDHWVAAKKVMRYLKGTREYMLTYRASDQLEVIRYSDSNYAGCLDSRKSTPGYIFLLAGGVIYWKSKKQTCVSTSTMEAEFVAFFEATSMAIWLRNFISGLRVVDTISKSLRMYCNNVAALYYCKNDKHSSRAKHIGIKYNFVKELVQKQEVSITHIKTSLMIVNPMTKALAPKHFTDLIMDMGLCKVDVMVILC from the coding sequence ATGATGAATTGCAAATCAGGTGTTTCCCCCATTATCAAAGGAGAAAATTTCAGTCTAAATCAGTGCCCAAAGAATGATCTGGAAAGTGCACAAATGAAGGATATTCCCTATTCTTCAGCAGTAGGGAATCTTATGTATGCAATGACTTGTACTCGTCCAGACATCAGTTTTGCTATTGGTATGTTAGGCAGATATGTGAGTAATCCTGGCATAGATCATTGGGTTGCAGCAAAGAAAGTGATGAGGTATTTAAAGGGGACTAGGGAGTACATGCTTACTTACAGAGCATCTGATCAGTTAGAAGTGATCAGATATTCAGACTCTAATTATGCAGGATGCCTCGACAGTAGGAAATCTACACCAGGATACATCTTTCTACTTGCTGGTGGGGTGATATATTGGAAGTCTAAGAAACAGACTTGTGtctctacttctactatggaagcagagTTTGTGGCATTCTTTGAGGCCACATCTATGGCAATTTGGTTACGAAACTTTATCTCAGGGCTTCGGGTTGTCGACACCATTTCGAAGTCGTTGAGAATGTATTGTAACAATGTTGCTGCCTTATATTACTGCAAGAATGATAAGCATTCAAGTAGAGCAAAGCATATTGgaataaaatacaattttgtgaaggaattAGTTCAGAAACAAGAAGTGTCTATTACACACATCAAGACAAGTCTGATGATTGTTAATCCTATGACCAAGGCATTAGCGCCTAAACACTTTACAGATCTTATAATGGACATGGGTTTATGTAAAGTTGATGTAATGGTTATATTATGTTAg
- the LOC122065559 gene encoding protein CHAPERONE-LIKE PROTEIN OF POR1, chloroplastic-like isoform X2, with the protein MASLLLGNPNFTLRNFGKQRSCSRNSKRQINGVVFRSPKCTMDASFGGNLGNVPKFPRVNVWNPYKRLGITPDASEEEIWSSRNFLLQQYAGHERSEESIEAAFEKILMTSYDQRKKTKFNLKTRLKRKVEESPSWVKNLLSVVEVPPKEVILRRAFLFAFMGGWSIMNSAEGGPAFQVAISLAACIYFINEKTKSLARAFILGFGSLVVGWICGSFIVPTVPSFLLQPTWTLELLTSLVAYFFLFLSCTFLK; encoded by the exons ATGGCATCCCTTCTGCtgggaaaccctaatttcactTTACGTAACTTCGGGAAACAACG TTCATGCAGCAGAAATTCGAAGAGGCAGATAAATGGTGTCGTTTTTAGAAGCCCTAAATGTACAATGGATGCATCTTTTGGGGGTAACTTAG gaaaTGTTCCTAAATTTCCTCGAGTGAATGTTTGGAACCCTTATAAGCGGCTTGGTATTACCCCTGATGCTTCTGAAGAAGAAATATGGAGTTCACGCAATTTTCTCTTGCAACAATATGCTGGACATGAGAGAAGTGAAGAATCTATAGAAGCAGCATTCGAGAAAATACTGATGACTAGCTATGATCAGAGGAAGAAAACCAAATTTAACCTGAAAACTCGGTTAAAAAGGAAAGTGGAGGAGTCCCCATCTTGGGTAAAGAATTTGCTGAGTGTTGTAGAAGTCCCTCCTAAAGAAGTGATTCTTAGAAGAGCGTTCCTCTTTGCTTTCATGGGAGGCTGGAGTATAATGAATTCTGCTGAGGGCGGTCCAGCATTTCAG GTGGCTATCTCATTGGCAGCTTGCATTTACTTCATCAATGAAAAGACAAAGAGCTTAGCCAGGGCTTTCATTCTTGG GTTTGGATCTCTTGTTGTTGGCTGGATATGCGGTTCTTTCATAGTTCCCACGGTGCCCTCTTTTCTTCTACAACCAACTTGGACGCTCGAACTGCTCACATCTCTTGTTGCctatttcttcttgtttctttcatGTACTTTTCTCAAGTGA
- the LOC122065559 gene encoding protein CHAPERONE-LIKE PROTEIN OF POR1, chloroplastic-like isoform X1: MASLLLGNPNFTLRNFGKQRSSCSRNSKRQINGVVFRSPKCTMDASFGGNLGNVPKFPRVNVWNPYKRLGITPDASEEEIWSSRNFLLQQYAGHERSEESIEAAFEKILMTSYDQRKKTKFNLKTRLKRKVEESPSWVKNLLSVVEVPPKEVILRRAFLFAFMGGWSIMNSAEGGPAFQVAISLAACIYFINEKTKSLARAFILGFGSLVVGWICGSFIVPTVPSFLLQPTWTLELLTSLVAYFFLFLSCTFLK; this comes from the exons ATGGCATCCCTTCTGCtgggaaaccctaatttcactTTACGTAACTTCGGGAAACAACG cagTTCATGCAGCAGAAATTCGAAGAGGCAGATAAATGGTGTCGTTTTTAGAAGCCCTAAATGTACAATGGATGCATCTTTTGGGGGTAACTTAG gaaaTGTTCCTAAATTTCCTCGAGTGAATGTTTGGAACCCTTATAAGCGGCTTGGTATTACCCCTGATGCTTCTGAAGAAGAAATATGGAGTTCACGCAATTTTCTCTTGCAACAATATGCTGGACATGAGAGAAGTGAAGAATCTATAGAAGCAGCATTCGAGAAAATACTGATGACTAGCTATGATCAGAGGAAGAAAACCAAATTTAACCTGAAAACTCGGTTAAAAAGGAAAGTGGAGGAGTCCCCATCTTGGGTAAAGAATTTGCTGAGTGTTGTAGAAGTCCCTCCTAAAGAAGTGATTCTTAGAAGAGCGTTCCTCTTTGCTTTCATGGGAGGCTGGAGTATAATGAATTCTGCTGAGGGCGGTCCAGCATTTCAG GTGGCTATCTCATTGGCAGCTTGCATTTACTTCATCAATGAAAAGACAAAGAGCTTAGCCAGGGCTTTCATTCTTGG GTTTGGATCTCTTGTTGTTGGCTGGATATGCGGTTCTTTCATAGTTCCCACGGTGCCCTCTTTTCTTCTACAACCAACTTGGACGCTCGAACTGCTCACATCTCTTGTTGCctatttcttcttgtttctttcatGTACTTTTCTCAAGTGA
- the LOC122065553 gene encoding tetraspanin-8-like — protein MFRVSNNLIGILNILSLILSIPILGGSWWLREHASSDCQKFIETPLLVVGGFLFLVSLIGLIGSCCRVSLLLWIYLFVTFVLILGLFVFTIFAIAVTNKGVGKVISGRGYKDYRLGDYSNWLQRHVVDGSNWVKTKSCLIETHVCSSLGNDFYDLQASQFYQKKFSPIQSGCCKPPTDCGFIYKNATFWVAPKLGPAVPDSDCTTWSNNQETLCYDCKSCKAGVLANLKKDWRKLAILNVSVIIILLIVYSVGCCALRNNREDNGYKRYRPYQP, from the exons ATGTTTCGAGTGAGCAACAATTTGATCGGAATCTTAAACATCTTGAGTTTAATCTTATCGATTCCAATCCTTGGCGGATCATGGTGGCTCAGAGAGCATGCGAGTTCCGATTGCCAGAAATtcatagaaaccccccttttagTAGTGGGAGGATTTCTGTTTTTGGTTTCATTGATAGGATTGATCGGTTCTTGTTGCAGAGTTTCATTGCTTCTATGGATTTATCTATTTGTTACGTTCGTGTTGATCTTAGGGCTTTTTGTTTTCACTATTTTCGCCATCGCCGTCACTAACAAGGGCGTCGGGAAAGTGATTTCAGGGAGAGGGTATAAGGATTATAGGCTTGGAGATTACTCAAATTGGTTGCAGAGACATGTCGTTGATGGAAGTAATTGGGTTAAGACCAAGAGTTGTTTGATTGAAACTCATGTCTGCTCGAGTCTCGGCAATGATTTTTATGATCTTCAGGCTTCTCAGTTCTACCAGAAGAAATTTTCTCCTATCCAG TCTGGTTGCTGCAAGCCCCCTACAGACTGTGGTTTCATATACAAGAATGCAACCTTCTGGGTGGCACCGAAATTGGGCCCAGCGGTACCAGATAGCGACTGCACAACATGGAGCAACAACCAGGAAACACTGTGCTATGACTGTAAGTCATGCAAAGCAGGGGTTTTGGCTAATTTGAAGAAAGACTGGAGAAAGTTAGCCATCCTCAATGTGTCTGTCATTATAATTCTTCTTATTGTATACTCTGTTGGCTGCTGCGCTCTCAGAAACAATCGAGAAGATAATGGCTACAAGAGATACAGACCCTACCAACCCTGA